Within the Oceanispirochaeta sp. genome, the region GATGGGAATAAAGGGGTTATATCTGACAACCTGGTTTATATCAAGATGGTATTCATCAATCAGAGAATCCAGAGTTTCTCCTCTTTTCACCTGATATAGAATCCCATCTGTTTCCGGAAGAATAAGTATATCTCCTTCCTTGACATGACGGATGCTTTCCAGTTTGTTGAAGCTGATAATGGTACTGATGCTGACAAAATAGCGTTGACTGAGAGAAGAAAGTCTATCCACTTCGGTCATTATATATTTTTGATGAGGCACATCCCAGAGAATGAGTCTTTTGTCATCGGCCAGTGATGGAAGAGTGATTGACGTTTCGGCTCTTAATGTTTTTATTTCTACTTCAGCGTTATCACCGTCTCCCGGGAGAGACAGATTCCGTAGATTTCCAAAGTAGAAGGTTTGCTTATAGGGAAGATCTGTACCCAGTACAAAGAAAAACAAGCAGGAGGAAAACAGAAATACAGACATAAAAGGGCTGATGATGGAAAATAAACTACTTATTTCTTCCTCTCCCCTTGAAAGAGTCCTGTATACCTCTGGAGAGGCCTGAGTTGTTTTTCTGTACTTTTTCTTCAGCAAGGACGGGTTAAAGTCCTGCCG harbors:
- a CDS encoding M23 family metallopeptidase; translated protein: MIVTANRQDFNPSLLKKKYRKTTQASPEVYRTLSRGEEEISSLFSIISPFMSVFLFSSCLFFFVLGTDLPYKQTFYFGNLRNLSLPGDGDNAEVEIKTLRAETSITLPSLADDKRLILWDVPHQKYIMTEVDRLSSLSQRYFVSISTIISFNKLESIRHVKEGDILILPETDGILYQVKRGETLDSLIDEYHLDINQVVRYNPFIPIIDGLLTVTPEQELFLPDTALSDEEIRSRTGQLYIFPIKGRMLRPFGAYRDPMTQIESFHNGIDIKGNLGDPVEASFGGTVISAGFNNSYGNFIVLDHRNGYKSLYAHLSEISVMKNDKVLQGVVIGKVGKTGYAPSTHLHFSLFKAKKSVDPMDYLH